A section of the Carya illinoinensis cultivar Pawnee chromosome 12, C.illinoinensisPawnee_v1, whole genome shotgun sequence genome encodes:
- the LOC122290268 gene encoding aluminum-activated malate transporter 12-like produces MCSKVHADIEMPMARTGDSTKTNGDRGKRIQKFALKVERCPGLVWQKMWKLGREDPRRVIHSLKVGISLTVVSLLYLMEPLFLGIGDNAIWAVMTVVLVLEFTVGATLCKGLNRGFGTLLAGSLAFLMEYIADEYGPIFRAIFIGAAVFLIGAAATYTRFFPFIKKNYDYGVVIFLLTFNLITVSSYRVENVLKIANERLYTIAIGCGICLFVTLLIFPNWSGQDLHNSTVSKLERLAKSIEACVKEYFNENNIETTENESSEDPIYEGYKGVLDSKSTDETLALHASWEPRLSRYCHKFPSQQYLKLGAVLRHFCYTVVALHGCLQTEIQAPQSVRALFKDPCIRLAGEVAKVLMELADSIRKRCHFSSEILSDHLQEALKDLNTAITSQPRLFFGSNINQDSNMLAVVAAAHASQEHQKDSRVSLSSVKTELFTLLEGKNRRVSEQSKEAERKFLSRLSSKTAITSLEFSEALPFAAFASLLVEIVAKLDHIIEEVEELGRKACFKEYKHGDHIVVISERPQIIVAQNNFPSQGTE; encoded by the exons ATGTGCTCCAAAGTTCATGCAGACATAGAAATGCCGATGGCCAGAACTGGAGATTCCACTAAAACTAATGGTGATAGGGGGAAACGCATTCAAAAATTTGCCCTGAAAGTAGAAAGATGTCCTGGTTTGGTGTGGCAAAAGATGTGGAAGTTGGGACGCGAAGATCCAAGAAGGGTAATCCACTCTTTGAAAGTTGGTATATCTTTGACGGTGGTTTCGTTGTTATATCTCATGGAACCACTCTTCTTAGGGATCGGAGACAATGCCATTTGGGCTGTCATGACTGTGGTTCTTGTGCTTGAGTTTACAGTAG GGGCAACTTTATGCAAAGGACTGAATCGAGGATTTGGTACACTATTAGCGGGATCATTGGCTTTCTTAATGGAGTACATTGCAGATGAATATGGCCCGATCTTTCGAGCTATTTTCATTGGAGCTGCAGTTTTTCTAATCG GAGCTGCGGCCACATACACGAGGTTCTTTCCCTTCATAAAGAAGAACTATGACTATGGTGTTGTGATATTTCTCTTGACATTTAATCTGATAACTGTATCAAGCTACCGTGTTGAGAACGTCTTGAAGATTGCAAATGAGCGCCTCTATACCATTGCCATTGGCTGTGGCATCTGCCTGTTCGTGACTCTGTTGATCTTTCCAAATTGGTCTGGGCAAGACCTCCATAATTCCACTGTGTCCAAGCTTGAAAGGCTAGCAAAATCTATAGAAG CATGTGTCAAAGAATactttaatgaaaataatatagaaaCAACTGAGAATGAATCTTCAGAGGATCCCATTTACGAAGGTTATAAAGGCGTTTTGGACTCAAAATCCACTGATGAAACGCTG GCATTACATGCAAGTTGGGAGCCAAGGCTTTCAAGATACTGTCATAAATTTCCATCACAGCAGTATCTGAAATTGGGAGCTGTTCTCCGCCATTTTTGCTATACAGTTGTAGCTCTACATGGATGTTTGCAGACCGAAATTCAg GCGCCTCAATCTGTGCGAGCCCTATTCAAAGACCCTTGCATTCGACTTGCAGGGGAAGTAGCAAAAGTACTAATGGAACTTGCCGATAGCATAAGAAAACGCTGCCATTTCTCTTCGGAGATACTTTCCGATCATCTTCAGGAAGCCCTAAAAGACCTCAATACTGCTATAACTTCCCAACCAAGGCTCTTCTTTGGCTCCAACATTAATCAAGACTCCAACATGCTTGCCGTAGTTGCTGCCGCACATGCAAGCCAAGAACACCAAAAAGACTCCAGAGTCTCATTATCGAGCGTAAAAACTGAACTTTTTACATTGCTTGAAGGGAAAAACAGAAGGGTTTCTGAGCAGTCAAAGGAGGCAGAGCGGAAGTTCTTAAGTCGACTGTCGAGTAAGACTGCCATAACTAGCCTTGAGTTCTCGGAAGCACTTCCTTTTGCTGCTTTTGCTTCTTTGCTTGTAGAGATTGTGGCAAAACTCGATCACATTATCGAGGAAGTTGAAGAATTGGGGAGGAAAGCATGCTTCAAAGAGTACAAACATGGTGATCACATTGTTGTGATTTCTGAGAGACCACAAATCATTGTTGCTCAGAACAATTTTCCATCTCAGGGGACAGAATAG
- the LOC122289682 gene encoding MND1-interacting protein 1-like, with the protein MGCTLREKHIRANRRLRSGKPEFGPCAHLDRESISKSVFDSGLKSGKYRLGHLGLKDSIQNPDSDEADSDDNGWGYCTEEQIEEFLLKNLEFLYNEAISKLVALGYDEDVALKAILRNGHWYGGMDVLTNIMHNSLAYLTGSGGGDRGNGGGGENASGNGVSDDSEPLFTDLRQLEEYSLAGMVCLLQQVRPNLSKGDAMWCLLMSELHVGRASSIEIPVLPSNMESKGLNNGPAVSSSVESVGDHGVVAPALCRFHGGWGFGNGGRSEFPVVGFSSCRTEVTLQRDFECPKKFTLSPSMKSLLKRNVAMLATGFRDNSKQLQPLSQACPSASFHRDAHVVLGEADQSEESLGLKNQEVVSSVLSKFRDLKIEESWDSVAEDQKDEMIVSLLHQVKDLKRQVMDRKDWAHQKAMQAAKKLCHDLTELKMLRMEREETQRLKKGKQTLEDTTMRRLTEMENALRKASGQVDRANAAVRRLETENAEIRAEKEASKLSASESVTTCLEVQKRERKFMKKLLAWEKQKTKLQEEIADEKQKIKELQQLLARITLAQKEVELKWRQELKVKELALAQVEEERHSKETAEAGNKRKLEALRQKIEIDFQRHKDDLQRLEQELSRLKASAQTTESHYPLNMISTAYNEGAKPRGETMAKLLHDIYGLEDSSDKEANCDRKCMICMKDEVSVVFLPCAHQVLCANCSGNYDKKGKATCPCCRVPIEQRVRVYGASS; encoded by the exons ATGGGTTGCACTCTAAGAGAGAAGCACATCCGAGCGAATCGGAGGCTGCGATCAGGGAAACCCGAATTCGGTCCATGTGCTCACTTGGACAGAGAATCAATCTCCAAATCGGTATTTGATTCGGGTCTCAAATCCGGGAAATACCGTCTGGGTCATCTGGGTCTCAAGGACTCGATCCAAAACCCTGATTCTGACGAAGCTGATTCCGACGATAACGGGTGGGGTTACTGCACCGAGGAACAGATAGAAGAATTTCTGTTGAAAAACTTGGAATTCTTGTACAATGAAGCTATATCTAAGCTTGTTGCATTGGGGTATGATGAGGATGTCGCCCTAAAGGCGATATTGCGAAACGGGCATTGGTATGGAGGCATGGATGTGTTGACAAACATTATGCATAACTCATTGGCTTATTTGACTGGTAGTGGTGGCGGTGATCGTGgtaatggtgggggtggtgagaATGCTAGTGGTAATGGGGTTTCCGATGATTCTGAGCCCTTATTCACGGATTTGAGGCAGTTGGAGGAGTACTCGCTCGCAGGTATGGTGTGTTTGTTACAACAGGTTAGACCAAATTTAAGCAAGGGTGATGCAATGTGGTGCTTGCTTATGAGTGAACTTCATGTGGGTCGAGCAAGTAGTATTGAAATCCCGGTGCTCCCTTCGAATATGGAAAGTAAGGGTCTTAATAATGGTCCTGCTGTGTCTAGTAGTGTTGAGAGTGTTGGTGATCATGGTGTCGTGGCCCCGGCACTTTGTAGGTTTCATGGTGGGTGGGGTTTTGGGAATGGGGGAAGGTCGGAGTTTCCGGTTGTTGGGTTTTCCTCATGTAGAACAGAAGTGACTTTGCAGAGAGATTTCGAATGCCCAAAGAAGTTTACTCTTTCTCCTTCAATGAAGTCATTGTTAAAAAGGAATGTTGCAATGCTTGCTACTGGTTTCCGAGACAACTCAAAACAGCTGCAGCCGCTGTCCCAAGCTTGCCCAAGTGCTTCATTCCACAGGGATGCTCATGTTGTGTTGGGGGAAGCTGATCAGAGTGAGGAATCTTTGGGTTTGAAGAACCAAGAGGTTGTGAGCTCGGTTTTGAGTAAATTTCGCGATTTGAAAATTGAGGAGAGCTGGGATTCTGTGGCAGAAGATCAAAAGGATGAGATGATTGTAAGTCTACTTCATCAGGTTAAGGATCTCAAGCGACAAGTGATGGACCGGAAGGATTGGGCGCATCAGAAGGCGATGCAAGCTGCAAAAAAGCTTTGTCATGATCTGACTGAGCTTAAGATGTTGAGAATGGAAAGGGAGGAGACTCAAAGGTTGAAGAAAGGGAAACAGACTCTCGAGGACACAACCATGAGGAGACTCACAGAGATGGAGAATGCATTGCGAAAAGCCAGTGGTCAAGTGGACAGGGCAAATGCGGCTGTGAGACGACTAGAGACTGAGAATGCTGAAATTAGAGCAGAGAAGGAGGCTTCTAAATTAAGTGCATCAGAGTCTGTCACAACATGTCTGGAGGTTCAAAAGAGGGAGAGGAAGTTCATGAAAAAGCTTTTGGCatgggaaaaacaaaaaactaagtTGCAGGAGGAGATTGCTGACGAGAAACAGAAGATTAAGGAATTGCAACAACTTCTGGCTCGGATCACACTGGCTCAGAAAGAAGTTGAG CTAAAGTGGAGGCAGGAGCTGAAGGTCAAAGAGCTAGCCTTGGCTCAAGTGGAGGAGGAACGTCACAGCAAGGAAACTGCTGAGGCCGGTAACAAACGAAAACTCGAGGCTTTGCGCCAAAAGATAGAGATAGACTTCCAGCGGCACAAGGATGATCTTCAAAGACTTGAGCAAGAACTTTCACGTCTTAAAGCATCTGCTCAGACTACGGAATCGCATTACCCATTAAATATGATATCCACGGCATACAATGAGGGAGCAAAACCAagaggagaaacgatggctaAGCTACTTCATGACATCTATGGTCTGGAAGACTCCTCAGATAAAGAAGCCAACTGTGATAGGAAATGCATGATTTGCATGAAAGATGAAGTTTCTGTTGTTTTCTTGCCGTGTGCTCACCAAGTTCTATGTGCTAACTGCAGTGGTAACTATGATAAAAAGGGTAAAGCTACTTGTCCCTGCTGCAGGGTTCCAATTGAACAAAGAGTCCGTGTTTACGGTGCAAGTTCATAG
- the LOC122289683 gene encoding protein LOL1-like gives MPVPLAPYPTPPAPYTPPANGAQSHLVCSGCQNLLLYPVGAMSVCCAVCHAVTAVPPPGTEMAQLVCGACHTLLMFIRGATSVQCSCCHTVNLAMEANQVAHVNCCNCRMLLMYQYGAQTVKCAVCNFVTSIGASASMTEQIKYNN, from the exons ATGCCAGTTCCGCTTGCTCCATATCCGACACCTCCAGCGCCATATACACCACCTGCAAATG GTGCACAGAGCCATCTCGTGTGTTCTGGATGTCAAAACCTTCTACTTTATCCTGTTGGAGCAATGTCTGTTTGCTGTGCTGTTTGCCACGCAGTCACAGCTGTGCCACCTCCAG GCACAGAAATGGCCCAGTTGGTTTGTGGCGCCTGTCACACCTTGCTCATGTTCATCCGTGGAGCAACAAGCGTGCAATGCTCTTGCTGTCACACAGTCAATCTAGCCATGGAAG CAAACCAGGTGGCGCACGTCAATTGTTGCAACTGCAGGATGCTATTGATGTACCAATATGGAGCCCAAACCGTGAAATGTGCCGTCTGCAATTTTGTGACATCAATTGGG GCCTCAGCAAGCATGACTGAACAGATCAAGTACAACAATTAA